From the genome of Thermofilaceae archaeon:
ATGTCGCCCCACTCCGTGTACCAGCCGTAGTACAGGTTGAGGGATACTACGTCCGCGTACCCCAGCGCTTTATCCCTTGAGTGCGCGAGCGAGGCAAACGTGACAGGCCTGGAGGGGTCCAGCTGCTTCGCGTACTCGATCAGCTCCCCCACGAACCGCGCGGCCTCCTCCCAGTAGGTGGGCGGCTCGTTGGCGACGCTGTACATTATCACTGAAGGCCTGTTCCCGTGCTCCTCCACCATCTCTCTGATGACGGCTTTAGCCTTCTCGAGGATCCTCGGGTCCTTGAACCACTTCCTCGCCTCCTCCTGGTTCGGGAGCAGCCCGGGGAAGCCGGAGAGGCAGATCGTCGATTCAAGGATCACGAGGAAGCCCATCTCGTCGGCCAAGTCCAAGTGCTCCTCGCTGTACGGGTAGTGAGTCGTCCTGAAAGAGTTGGCTCCGAGCTTCTTCATGAGGTAGAAGTCCCTCACGAGAACGGCTCCGGGCACGTGCTTCCCCGTCCCCGGGTAATCCTCGTGCCTACCGAAACCCTTCAGGTAGACGGGCCTATCGTTCAGGTAGACGCGCCCACCTTCGACGCGCACGCTCCGGAAGCCGATCCTCTCCTCAACCGTATCGACGGGTTTACCGCCTTTCAGCAAGCTGACGCGGAGCGTGTAGAGGTTCGGCTCGTCCGGGGACCACGGCTTTACACCCTCGACTCTTCGATCGAGCGTTGCGATGCCTTCCCTGCAGCCGACCCTTTCCGAGAGCAGCAGGTCCCGCTTCTCGTCGTAGAGCTGTATGAGCACCTCCGCATCACCGCTACATACTTTCACGTTGACAGAGAGCCAGCCGCGGTGGTCGGTGCGCACCCTCACGGACTCTACGTACTCCCGCTCTGTGAACTCGACGTAGACGGGCCTGTAGATCCCCCCGTAGAGGTAGAAGTCGAAGGCTGTCCTGTTCGCGGAGAGAGCCGGCGGCAGCCTATCGAGGGCGGGGCGGTTATCGATCTTTACCACGAGCAAGTTCAGATCCCCGAACTTCACGGCGCTCGACGCGTTCAGCCTGAACTGCGTGTAAGACCCCTCATGCTCACCCAGGTACGCGCCGTTCAGCCAGACTTTCGCGTGGTAACCGGCCCCTTTGAAGACCAGCCAAGCCAGCTTTCCCCTCAGCATCTCGTCCACGTAGAAGCTCCTCGCGTACCACGCTACACCGCAGTAGGCATCCCACTCCGGGTTCTGCTCGTTCCACGATGATGGCACGTAAATGACGCTGGTAGCATCGAACCTCCTGTACCACCCCAGCCCCTCCCCCTCATCCGAGGGGTCGAGCTTAAACCTCCAGAAACCACTCAGATCCAGCTTAGGCCTGTAATCGACCTTCACATCCACCAGGAGGAGCACCGAGGTACTATAGCTTTCCGGCGAACCTGCGAAAACACCGGAGGCATCTGAGGGGGTTCAATTCGCGCAGTTGATGCTCTGAATGTTCAGCCTACAGTTTTAAACTGTATGGGGCGTGGTGGGGTGTGCTTAAGCGCAAGGGCAGGCTGGGCAGGAACGCTAAGTGGCTGCTCGTAACGGAGTTGGGCTGGTCGATCCCAATGCCCTCCGTCTTCTACTACCAAGCCCTCTACATGACGGCTTTGGGATTCCGGGAGGTTGAGTACGGGCTTCTGATGAGCGTTTCGAGGGGGTTCTCGATCCTGGCTCCTCTCACCGCCGTCCCCGTGGCATCCAGGCTGGGCTTCAAGAGGGCCTTCCTAGTGCTGGATTTGCTGGCGAACGTGGGCTTCCTCACCCCCCTCATCGTAGGAAGGCGCGAGCTCCTACCGTTGGCTTTCGTGGCCAGCTCGCTGCTCTCCGCTTCAGCCATCCTCTGGGAGGTGCTCCTCGTAACGGGTACCGACGAGGAGGCTCTGGTGACCGCTTACTCGGTACCGTCGGTGATCTACATCGCTGGCAGCTCGCTCCCGCCTTTGGCGGGGATGGTGATGGAGCGGATGGGGATCGTGGAGGGCTACAGGCTCGTCGCCTTCGCTGCTCTCGCCAGCTTCCTGGCCAAGACGGCCGTCCTCGCCCTCGCTCTGGAGGAGCCCCGCGAAGGAGCCCCTAGGGATGGTATAAGCCGGCCCAGCTTCACACGATCGATCAAGGCGGTTCTCTCGGATAGGAGCGCCAGCATGCTCCTGCTCTACTTCGTACTGTCCTCGATCCTCTACTCGGTCTTCGGCTACCTCTCCCTATACCTGCACGACGAGAGGGGGGCTAGGATGAGCGTCGAGGAGGTCGGCTTCGTCTCAACGATCTCATCGCTTGTTTCCCTGCTAGCCGTCCTAACGGTCACTGTGAGACCGCCCAACCCGCTCAGGTACCTGATCCTATCGGCCGCCGCGGGCTCGCTGGCGTACGCGCTCTTCTCGCTGTCGAGCGTGGTGCCCCAGCTCGCGTTTGCCGCTGCCGCGTTATCGGGGTTGCGCGGGGCTGAGTTCTCCGTTTCAAGGGCTCTGTTCATCGCCCTGCTGGGCGGGGGAGCCGTGGAGAGGGGGCACGCGATAACCCTCTCCTACACGCTCAGCAACGTCGTCAGCGTCCCAGCGCCAGTGCTAGCGGGGCTCCTCTACAGCTTCCACCCTGTCACCATCTGGCTTCTCGCACTGGCAGCCACGCTCACGCAGATCGCAACTCTAGCCATGCTTAGAAAGACGTGCCAGTGAACCCGGGATGCACTCGATTTCAGCGAGAATCGACCACCAGTCTCAAACGGCGAGGACCCCGCAGCCGGTAAGGAAAGCTCCCTGACGATTGTCGAACAGCGTTGCATCGCGGTGCGAACTTCTCGATTAGGGTCGCCCAGAGTGGGCAGGGGGGTCGCGCGCTCGATACGATGTGTGGGGAAGCGCTGGCGTAAGTTTCAAGGTTAAACCGGTAGCACAGCTACTCTAGGCCCCATTTGAGCTTGAACTTCGTTAGTAGGGCCGTAGCGATTGTCCAGGCAGCGAGGCTGGCTAGGGAGAGGGGGATTGGGTACGCGTGTGCCTGCATCGTTGCCGCTCTACCCAGGTCGACTAGGACGGTTGTCGGAACTGCTATGCAAGCTGCGCGTAAAGGTTCGGGGAGCATTAAAGGTGTGTAGTAGACGGGGGGCAGCATCGTTGTAAGAGTTGCCAGCGGGTTTGTTACGGCTGAAATGTTCATGGGGTTTTTCAGCCTCAAAACTATCGAGAGGGAGAGGAATAGACCTAGGAACATGCCCAGAATCGACAGGAGGATGACTAGAGCAAGACCCTGGAGGCTCACGCCGGTTAATGCGGCCAGTAGGAGGGCTAGGGGAAGCTCGCTGGCGAAGAAAGGTAGGAATACGCCGATCAGGGAGCCCAACATGTACTCTAGGGGGTTCAAGGGTGATGCAACCATCTTCTCGTATTCGAAGGATACCTTATCCC
Proteins encoded in this window:
- a CDS encoding ABC transporter permease, with product MGWVWRIQGVAFRQFVLFKRQWMWLAQSVVATLGLIAIFGLWGGVEALKHMVVVLLVVSGWNIGLNIAAQSIGWDKVSFEYEKMVASPLNPLEYMLGSLIGVFLPFFASELPLALLLAALTGVSLQGLALVILLSILGMFLGLFLSLSIVLRLKNPMNISAVTNPLATLTTMLPPVYYTPLMLPEPLRAACIAVPTTVLVDLGRAATMQAHAYPIPLSLASLAAWTIATALLTKFKLKWGLE
- a CDS encoding MFS transporter, producing MLKRKGRLGRNAKWLLVTELGWSIPMPSVFYYQALYMTALGFREVEYGLLMSVSRGFSILAPLTAVPVASRLGFKRAFLVLDLLANVGFLTPLIVGRRELLPLAFVASSLLSASAILWEVLLVTGTDEEALVTAYSVPSVIYIAGSSLPPLAGMVMERMGIVEGYRLVAFAALASFLAKTAVLALALEEPREGAPRDGISRPSFTRSIKAVLSDRSASMLLLYFVLSSILYSVFGYLSLYLHDERGARMSVEEVGFVSTISSLVSLLAVLTVTVRPPNPLRYLILSAAAGSLAYALFSLSSVVPQLAFAAAALSGLRGAEFSVSRALFIALLGGGAVERGHAITLSYTLSNVVSVPAPVLAGLLYSFHPVTIWLLALAATLTQIATLAMLRKTCQ
- a CDS encoding glycoside hydrolase family 2 TIM barrel-domain containing protein; the encoded protein is MLLLVDVKVDYRPKLDLSGFWRFKLDPSDEGEGLGWYRRFDATSVIYVPSSWNEQNPEWDAYCGVAWYARSFYVDEMLRGKLAWLVFKGAGYHAKVWLNGAYLGEHEGSYTQFRLNASSAVKFGDLNLLVVKIDNRPALDRLPPALSANRTAFDFYLYGGIYRPVYVEFTEREYVESVRVRTDHRGWLSVNVKVCSGDAEVLIQLYDEKRDLLLSERVGCREGIATLDRRVEGVKPWSPDEPNLYTLRVSLLKGGKPVDTVEERIGFRSVRVEGGRVYLNDRPVYLKGFGRHEDYPGTGKHVPGAVLVRDFYLMKKLGANSFRTTHYPYSEEHLDLADEMGFLVILESTICLSGFPGLLPNQEEARKWFKDPRILEKAKAVIREMVEEHGNRPSVIMYSVANEPPTYWEEAARFVGELIEYAKQLDPSRPVTFASLAHSRDKALGYADVVSLNLYYGWYTEWGD